The Rhinoraja longicauda isolate Sanriku21f chromosome 28, sRhiLon1.1, whole genome shotgun sequence DNA segment GTGCTATCTTGGCCTTTGCTTCGATATGACTGGTCCAGGCCAAATTGCTAATGATATTTACTCGTGAGAACTTgaaactttcaaccatctctactttggcgctgaATATTATCCAAAATTGTTTTTTGCTGGTGCTTTAGAGTCAGTTCGTGAAGAGTAATCCAGGGGGGATAAACCCAGTCGGAGCCAGTGACGTCTTCTTCAGTCTTCATGCCATCTTGCTGACAGCATTTACAATCTGTCAGTGTTTCCTGTATGAGGTTAGTCATCCTCTGTGAGGTTTATTTAGAATTGTGCAATAATGTGGCCCTTTGCTTGTGTTTGTTTTCACTTTACCTGATCAAATCCCATTCCAATTCTATTTTAAATCAATTTATTCTCTTAATGAGTTGCTCTTTATTGTGAAATCTTTAAAGACTGTAAATAATTTTGCTTTTCGTTGGTGTAATTGCTAATTTCTTCAAATATACTGAATTTTTCAAATATGGAAGAATATATTGTTACTAATACACCAATCACCAGTCTTTTGAGATCTGGTTAGATGCCTCACCTCTCACCCTGGACGTCTCTATTCCACTCCAGGCTTTCGTTCTAACTTTTAACCATTCATTCCAGACAAATTTGAGTGAAACTTCATTCGCCCCTTTTGAGACCAGGGTCTAATATCTTCCATATGATGTATCTGGGATCACACAAAATAGTTTGTACTGAATCTGCATCCAGTACAAATTCACCGTCACCATGGTATTTTGTATATCTTGATGTATAAGATGCCATTTCTGCCTTTTCAGTTTTCTTGTGTATCTACAACTGGATCaccagtgattttttaaaaaaagtatattttatttgcaacCATTTTCTGTTgcattgttccatatctctctgcaCTGGTGCATTCTCTGTCAGCAGGTTCGGTCTGCTCACTGGTCAGTTCCCTCCATCGCCCCTGCATTTACCACCAGAAACCATTGTAACATTCTAGAGTCAaggttgttttattgtcatatgtcccaaaatggaaaaatgaaattcttacttgcagcagcaccacagatatgtaaacacaatACCTCGTAaaaaccataataaacaacaggaAAAGTTTATATATATAATTCCCACAAATAATCTACACAAATGAAATATTGCTGTTTTGTTTTCCCACTAATCCCACAAACACATTTGTCCTACATCTGCTTTAGTATTCCATCGCCATCTAACAATGCCATTGCATTCTCTGTGTCCTCTGCTTATATCTTTCCAAGTTTACGTGAAATATTTAAATGCCCCCttaaaagagagagctagatagagctcttaaggatagtggagtcggggggtattgggagaaggcaggaacggggtactgattgagaatgatcagccatgatcacattgaatggtggtgctggcttgaagggccaaatggcctattcctgcacctattgtctaaaatcatTGTGAACAGCTTCCCACTGCATACCTTCCAGTGTTTAATGTTGTAATTCATTGATCTGCAATCTTCCCTCTTGCCCCAGATCCTCCTCTACACAGAGCCTGGCTTCATTTTGATCCAACATCTCTTATTTTGCTTTTGTCATTTGAGACATTTTGTTTAAAGTTATGAAGGTAGTCCTATGTTCTGAAATACTCTCTTGTATTCATTTTACATAGAGAGCGGAGCAGAAAGTGTCGAAGGTTGCTACTGTACTTCTAGTAGTTACCTGGCTGTTTGGTCTTGTCACCCTGATTGTCACCATTGCCAACAAAATTACGTGGCTACAATATCTTTACTATTTCTCGTACATCAAACTTGCAATTACACTGATCAAGTACATCCCCCAGGTAAGTGGTGAAGAATGTGCATGTCATGGGATACAGTGGGGAAATGTGGCTGGTTTCTCATTAGTGAAACATTGTGGGAATGGGTAATCAAGTGCCCCTTGAATGTTATTGGTTCTCGTGATCTCCagccaatttgcagatgatactaagttggggggtagtgtgaattgtgaggaagatgcaataaggctgcagggtgacttggacaggttgtgtgagtgggcggatacatggcagatgcagtttaatgtagataagtgtgaggttattcactttggaagtaagaatagaaaggcagattattatctgaatggtgtcaagttaggaggagggggagttcaacgagatctgggtgtcctagtgcatcagtcaatgaaaggaagcatgcaggtacagcaggcagtgaagaaagccaatggaatgttggccttcgtaacaagaggagttgagtataggagcaaagaggtccttctacagttgtaccgggccctggtgagaccgcacctggagtactgtgtgcagttttggtctccaaatttgaggaaggatattcttgctatggagggcgtgcagcgtaggttcactaggttaattcccggaatggcgggactgtcgtatgttgaaaggctggagcgattgggcttgtatacactggaatttagaaggatgaggggggatcttattgaaacatataagataattaggggattggacacattagaggcagataacatgttcccaatgttgggggagtccagaacaaggggccacagtttaagaataaggggtaggccatttagaacggagatgaggaagaactttttcagtcagagggtggtgaaggtgtggaattctctgcctcagaaggcagtggaggccagttcgttggatgctttcaagagagagctggatagagctcttaaggatagcggagttagggggtatggggagaaggcaggaacggggtactgattgagagtgatcagccatgatcgcattgaatggcggtgctggctcgaagggctgaatggcctactcctgcacctattgtctattgtcattccaaGGTTTGGAAGTACAATAGCATGGGAATGCTGAGGACTGAATCCTAAGGCTGACTTCTGGGAGATGGCAGTTGTTTAAAGACAGGTTGAGGGGAAGGATTCCTGTCCAGCAAATTAATTCCCCTTTCTATATAAATGGCCAGTGCCAACACTGGCACTTTAGTAACCAGCCAACACCAACCCGTGTTTACATTGCTGCATTTGAAACTTTGATTCAGATGttagggggaaggatttaatatcaTACAAAGAGTCACAATCGCAAGACAAAATGTAAAGCTCTCTTTAGTGGCAGTGGACTATCAAGTATACACCTTCCCCCTCGTCCTACAACAGCAGTGCCCTCTTCCCACCTTGGCATTCAgcgtacagtaggcagtgaagaaacctaatagcATGATGgcattcattgcgagaggatttgagtttaggagcaaggtggtcctactgcaattgtacagggccctggtgagaccacaccaggattattgtgtgcaattttggtctcctaatttgaggaatgacattattgctattgagggagtgcagcgtaggttcaccagtttaattccagggatggcgggactgacatatgaaagaatgggtcgactgggcttgtcttcactggaatttagaaggatttagggaatcttatagaaacatattaatttTTTAAAGGAtatgacagactagatgcaggaaaaatgttcccgatgttggaagagtcctgaacctggggtcacagtttaagaataaggggcaggccatttaggactgagatgaggaaaaacttcttcacccagttgtgaatctgtggaattctctgccacagaaggcagtggaggccaattcactggatattttcaagagagagttagatttagctcttcgggctaaaggaatcaagggatatggggaaaaagtaggaatggggtactgattttagatgatcagccatgatcatattgaatggctcaaagggccgaatggcctactccagcatctTTTTTTTCTATGTAATCCTTCAGCAGAAGTAAAGAGAAAGAAAGTAAATTATTCTCTATGCACCTTGTTGTTTAAAACCAACATGGAATATATTATCTGTAAAACCACTTATTTTCTCTGTGATTGTACGGCTCCAGATCCAGTTTGGCTGCCCATTGAAAGGTAGAAGTGCTGACATCCACAGCATTTAACTGGAATGCATTTCAGAGgctcatcgaacatagaacagcacaggaacaagctcttTGTCGCAGTGACTGGCGAACGTGCTGCCAAATTAGACTGATCTCCTCTGCTCCCTACAAAGTGAGTAGGGCCTCGTGTTTAGCAGATGCTAGCAATCTTTATCGTGCCCTTTGTGTTTCACTCTCCTGTAGGCCTACATGAACTTTCAAAGGAAGAGCACGATGGGCTGGTCCATTGGGAATGTGCTGTTAGATTTTATTGGAGGCAGTTTGAGCATCGTGCAGATGTTCCTACAGTCCTATAATAATGGTAAGGGTGACTTAACTTGGGAATAAAACATTCTTTAGAAAAGTTAAAATTGAGCGAGTGGTGGAATCAAAGGTTCCTGAATATCCTGAAgttccctctcagtctgaagaagggtctcaacccaaaacgtcacctattccttttctacagagatgttgcctgactcgctgagttactccagtattttgtatcttatCTTCCATTCTATGCACCTGCTAATGTCCTCCCTGTTACAAGCCACCAAGTGAGGCGATCCTGCAGTGTTGTCAACATGGTGTTTCTCCACCTATGGAAGATGATGATTCAAATCTCATCATTTTAGTCTGAGGCCATGTTTTAAACAGAATGAGgtagctggtttagtttagtttagagatatagcgtggaaactggcccttcagcccacgccgaccagcgatccccgcacattaactatcctacacgtactagggacaatttacaattataccaagccaattaacgtacaaacctgcacgtctttggaatgtggaaggaaaccagatatcccggagaaaacccacgtaggtcactgggagaacgtataaactttcgggtttcgggtctagacccttcttcaggcagcgcAGGTCTGGTTTGGGCCAGTAGAGGTTTCCTTGGGTATAGGCATGCAGGTTGCTTCTATGCAGCAGCATTACCTGAAATACAGGTTGCTTTTAACATTGATCGTCATTGATTCAAATTGAACTTGTTGCTTTGTGGTTTGATTGCAGTTCAGTGAACACATGTCCTATTTTTCTTACAGATGAATGGTTGCTGATTTTTGGAGATCCAACGAAGTTTGGCCTTGGAGTATTCTCAGTTTTGTTTGATATTCTCTTCATTGTACAGCATTACTGTTTGTACAGACTCAAATCTGATGACTACAGGCCAATAAATGAGAATGACTGAGACTGATCCTGCACCACATAACAAAAACTGTAACAGaaccactcagcaagtcaggcagcatctgtggaggaaattctGGATTTtaaatttcaggtcaatgacctttcatcagcgcCAGGAAAAGTTAGAGATAGACCAGATGTGAGTGAAGAAACTGGTGGAGAGCAAAAAGGAATCTGTTTAACAGAGGAAGACAGCAGACATTGCATGTGCACAAAAAGAGATGCATGCAGAGCAAAAGGGGATGGTAATGAGACAAAGAAAGAGGAGGTCATTCTGGATTGGAATAAATGGAAGATGTCTGATATCTGAaattgtcagtggaaagactgaaaTAAAAATGATGAAAATAAATGTTACCTTAAATTGTTATTGTCTGAGGTTGGGCAGGGTGTAATACTTTGAGGGAAGAAGAGGTGCTTTCCCTCACTAGCATCAGATCTACAGGTTTGCTCCACCAGCATTCTTGGAGCAGTCTTCAGCTTCAAGAACTTGTGGTTGAACCTGTCATTCAGTATTCTTAATGGTTATTATTAAACTGAAATGTCAGATGTTAATCTAACAAGGTTTCCTCTATTGGACTCAAATTTCCCTTTGGACGCAATTGCTTCGTTAAAAATTACTGTGGCTCCATGACCAACATAACCCCCGGGATCAGTGCGGCACGGACGAAGGCTTTCTACAAGACTCGCATGTTGAAATGGAAAGTTTACTCATTTAAATTTGGTCTAgaagcacaaggaactgtagttgctggaatcttgaataaaataaaagtgctggaagaactctgcggctcaggcagcatagagaaaggtcccgaaccgagatgtcatctgtccatttccctccacacatgctgcctgacctgctgagatcctccagcaccgtGTTCTTGCTCAAAATTCAGCCTGGAGTTTAGTGTTAAATTTCAGAACCCTTGGGTTAAAATAAGTTGGTGTTCACTTCAGTTACATGCTAACTAATTGTAGGAAAACCTAATGTTAACACTGAGCAGGGGTTGCATTTATGGTGCCTGGGCAAATGTGAAGAAAACATTTCTGCTGGATATCTGTATTCATCCAACCCTGTCTTCTGAAAGAACTCCATTCCGTTCACCCAGGTTTTCTGTGTCCGTGTATTATGATGTCGGCTCTCAAACTGAGCTCCTCTTATGCCTTTTTCCTTACTCATGGATACCACACTGCATTGAAGTCTCCAGGCACTTGACTATGATTGATTCTCAACCCTATCATAATCATGATCACCAGTCTCCATGTTCACAATATCATCCTCTCCTATTTCCAGCAACCAGGATATTAACCTCTGCCCAGCATTTCAAGGTACAGAACCCTGGCTCCCTACTGTTGCCATCAACATCGTACCTCCACTCATGCCCTGTGGCACTTCCCATACATCTTCACTTGGGAGAGTCCCAACCACATCCTCTTGGTTAATCAGTTATCAGTATGTGACCTCAAACAGATAGATGACCACTTTGTAGAATACCTCAGTACAGCTTGTACTTGCAATCCTGGCCATCTCCAGTCCCACTGTCTAATGAGTTTCAATGTAAACtccaggaacagcatctcatctttcAAAAAGGCACACTAGTCTTCCAAATTCGATAAGAGTTCAACCATTTCAAATAACAATTCTGCTGTTGCCAGGTAGCCTCAATCAGATCTATCTTTTGAATACTTACCAACTATTCATCACGCACCCATTTCCTCTTTAGTCCTTTATTCTTTCCTGTTTCTCCACCCACCCCATGGTCTGCTTTCTAATTTATAACTTTGAGCCTTTTTGATAAATGGTCATTGACTTAAAATGCTAGCCCGGTTTCTCTCCACAGAATCTGTCTGGGTTGATATTATATTCCGTGTtttcttttattttagatttacaaTATTCAGTGCATTTTGTTCTTGCATTAATATTTTGATCTCTCAATACCAGCCTCAAGAGTTACAATTTAGCTTTAACTTgcctgttttttttcttttgcatgAGGAAAATTTATCACTCAAATCATTTCCTTTGTATGTGGATGCATGTGTGGTTTGCAATTTGATACGACTGAACCAGCTGGTTTTACCTCACATTGGTGGCAGTGAGGCTGGATTAGGTCTGTCCAGTAGTTTATTGTTGAGTTTGTGCAGTTTGCCCATCTCCGGCTTCCTCAACCTCCTGAATTGATTTGATAATTGGAATATGTCTTTAGATCACTGGAAATAATTGTATGCCAATGACTACCTTAAAACTGATCATCAATGCACTTCctgtaaatgctaacattgcacaaACTTTATCAAATGAAAAGTATGAAATCTTTGTCAAAAATAAACCTGCCTTCATTTTCTTGAATCGTGTGTTGCGTTTCtgttcttctctgcaccctctctgtgGTAATTCATTTCCCATCTTTCATTCCAGTGTACTTAGTTAGGtgcaaaacagtgctggaggaagtcagcagggAAAAGAAAGGATGATGTATCAGTTTGTGACCCTTCAGAATCAATTGGATGATGCAAAACTACAGACGTTGGACTTACATGCACAGTGGGTGGGTGGGCACATTTGTTGGTAACTCTGAGATCCCttagaaatgttttttttttactgttagtTTTGTAGTTCAAATGTAGGAATGAGGTCTTGCGTTTAGATTGTGGATGAATGAAAACAGTTACTGCTGTTGACAGTCCATTGTGCCTAAGCAATTTCATTACTAAATCAGTTCTACAAGCTCGTAAAGAGTGGCAGAGAACACAATGAAAGATGTTACCAGAGTAAGAGGAATTATGCGGTTGCTGCTGATGGATCATGGACAGATGCAAATGTGAGCAGTGACTTGTTTCTGGAATTAAACACATTGTTgctctgggttttttttttttaatgccaaaCTTTTGACAGATATTTAAATCTTAAGCCAGTGACCATTCAGGGAGCTTGCTATTCTTTTTCAAGTGAAGCTTAATGAAATACTACTGAAGCAGGCAAGGACTTGCAGGTGATAAGCAGCGATTTTTCTTTGGTAATAGCACAGTCCACCAATAAATCATCTACTAGATACTTAAATGTTATGAAAGAACTGGTAAtgtgtttcagattccaactttttttttaaaccctcagATCCTATATTCCACCCAACAGAATATCTACATCTGTTTCTTCAATTTTTCCCAAGATAGGCTGACTTAATGCAATAAAACATGAATCATTTATTCTACAAGAAGTGCAAGATGCAATTAAATCTACAATTTACATTAGTAATATAAATTAGGTAGATGTCACAGGCCCATAAATCAAATTGCATTTGATTTATAAAGTAATCCCTCCAAATTCTGCACTAGTACAAGCAACATGCTTTGTATCCAGTATCTTAACATTCTGATACTTGTTTCACCCCTCTGATGTCTGGGTTTCGATTTTAAAACCTGCTCCATGAAGACTATTACAAAATGTAACATCGTTTTGAAACTTCCCGAATATAATTTATTCTTTAGCCCCAGTGCTTCATGTTCCAAATAACCTTCCCTCCACCCATCTCTATATCAAGGAAGATGCTGCACCTGCTGGCCCTCCACATGGGCTGGAAGCTGATTGTGATCCTGTTACCACTGGCTTGGCCAATGCACCAGTGACTACAGGATGCATTAGACCACTACAACTCATTCCCTTGCTTCACCCCTTCGCAGTAATGTAATCATCAAAAACACACCACACCTCCATTGAGTGATCCACTCTAGCAAGTGTATTTATTGAAAGCAATTTAATTACAGTAATTGTGCAATGAGCAATTTTATTTCTTCCAAATCATCACCAGCAGATAGACTCAATTAAAGTTGTTTACATAAATACAAAACTTAAGTGAGACAAACAAATTATACAGAAAGGCTGTAAAAAATATGCCATAATCACttgctcattaaaaaaaaaagagatcctAACCTTTCACACGTCCAGGTTGGTGTAAGGAGCCCAGCCTCAGCATGTAGGATTCATGTACAATCCACCCAGGTTGTACTTGTACCAAATGTGTATTGCCCCTCAATAGAGGGGAACATGCAATGGTACACAGTATTCACTGGTACAGCTGGATGTAATGAGCCAGAAACCCTAAGCTGCTTAAAGACCAACATGCAAAGACCATTCAACCATACAGAGATACAGGTAGACCTAAAGTACTGATACAATTAAGTATTCACAACCAAGGTCATGCAATTGTGTCTGACAGTGATTAATCTAGTTTCAAAAGTTCTGCAATTTTATGTTTatacatttaaaaattgaagAGTGGCTTTACCCAACAGTCACAGAAAAGGGAATGCAATGTGCAGCAGTCGCTGCAGTTAAATATTCTGGCACTCTGtatactttgttttttttttgcaacacTCTAGGAATGAGTCTGAAGGCACTTTAAGGGGGCCCTGAATCGTTACCAGCTTGCATTATAAATAAAAGCAGCTCTATTATTCTGCATATAAAATTGCACTGAGTAATAATGTGGCTCTGGTCCTCCTGAGGATACATAATCACCTCAGAGATGCCTTGCAATCAGAAGTTGTAGCAGGTGTGAAGGCACAGGATTCCATTTAAAATAATAGAAAAGAATACTCAGTAAAAATCTATAAAAAGTACATTttgaacaatgatccattctcaaGAACCTCAAGGGACATGCACAGGTTCCGAATTTATGGATTTCGGTTGCTTTGGATCAATGTTATTTTGAatgaatcatattatgatcaataGCCCCAGAAAGCCATAGAACATGCagtccagaggtcatagcctcagaattaaagggcgctcttttagaaaggaggtgacgagcaacttctttagtcaggggtagttaatctgtggaactcattgccacagagggctgtggaggccgtcagtgaatatttttaaggcagagatagataaattcttgattagaatgggggtcaagggttatggggagaaggcaggaaaatgggattaggaggcagagatcagccatgattgaatggagtacacaatgggccgaatggcctaattctacatctataacttgtgaactctgCATCATTCCATGTATTGGCACACACCAAATAAAGCCAGGTTGTATCTGCACATTTGGCATTGTGCAAACTAGTACTTCAAACTCAACTATCCTTTGGGTTCTTCAATGTCAGTAaaatgaacaatttctaatcagtTATATCATTTAAAAGGGCCTTTGTATATTAGTGTCATTTCCTCTTTGGATGCATAGGCCAATTCAGCCCTCCCTAGGATCCCAGCAATGCCTTTGGGTAGCAAACCTGCATTTGCATAGTTGAAAGCTGATTAAAAAGCCTAGAATCTGCATTTAAATAGCGATCAGAAAATGTTTGAGAGAAATAAATTGAGTGTCTGTCTATTAATGCTATTAATAAGCTTGAGATTGAATTCTCTCACTTTGGAGACATGGTCCCAGTGATTAATTTGCTGaatcagtttagtgcagtttatcaATAATTACATTAAAGGGAGTTTTAATGCAATGCTCAGTGAAATCTGTGCTAATTGTAGTTGTTAGTGACTCAAACAGTGGTGCCTTTGATGGTTCACCTGTGTAGTGTACTGAGAGCAAGGTATATTACCGTGGAATAAAGTTTCTAAAGACTAAACGGCTTTCTGACACAAGATAATTTCACAATTGTTATGTGTCGCCTATTCCAATGAGAACTTGGCTACTGCTGCGAATGTTGTATGGCCTGCTGAAGAGATTTACGGGTTACCAGAAGCCGAACTACATCTTCATTCTTCTTTGTGAGACGTTTCCTGGCCTGGTCATGTGTTACCATTGTCATATCCCAACCATTTACCTGCAAAGGAATCAGACCTTACATGAGTGGACTAGAACACCATCGATTTAATTCACACTGTCTGCAATTTTTAATTTGAGTTTGCTTTTTTCTCAATTGGATGTTTAATTTCCGTTGAAAATTCAGTTGACCAATCCATAAGAGGGCCAGGTGACTTCTTTCAACCAGGTGCACGCTTTATTCCCTGGATTTCAAGGCTCATTAGCTGAACAGATATTTCAACACCATATTCCATCTTACCAGGAAGTATACGAGTGAAGCTACTTTTCCCCCACACAAGATTGAAACCAAGCCCACTCAAGCCAGGtgacacagtagcacagcggtagagttgctgcctttcagcgccagggacctgggtttgatcctgactacgggtgctgtctgtacggagtttgcacgttctccctatcacctgcctgggttttcttcaggcgctcagatttcctcccacactccaaagacgtacaggtttcaaggctcattggcttggtaaaactaaaattgtccctagtgtgtgtaggatagtgctggtgtgcagggatcactgggcggcatggactcagtgggctgaaggatctgtttctgtgctgtatctctaaactacttaAAAATGGATGGTTGCCAGATATGAATCAGATTACTAGATTATTGGACACTGTGGGACATGTCAAAAATTAGAGCAAGATAGAGACACAAGAATGCATTTGCTGGAATAATAATTCAGAAGTTCCAGGACAAACAATATAGAAATTAGAGTTCAAACTTCATACActggctgtggaatttaaattgttCATGGAATGGAATTTATCGTAAAAAACTAGTCATTAGTTATAATCAGAAACACTTCCAATTATGGTTAAGCCATATACACAAACCAGCCCAGCCACGTGGTGCTTCATTACTGCTGTTGGAAATAACCTTCTAAACCATGATTGCTGTTAAATTCAAACATGAGAAAGTAAATCAGACAGACCACCTGGCTTTAACCTAGGAACCCAATTCAATCACACGGTAGTTGTGTCCACACTAGCCCAGTCCGCCATGCAATGTTCTCACAAATGTCCCCGTGACCATCTgggtttccccggatgctccagtttcttcccaggtacACAGGTGGACCTTTGGATTAACTGGTCACTATAAATTATTCCCTTAGGATAAATTAATGGCAAAAAGAATCAAACGAGTTAGCATCCAAGTTGGGAGAGCAGCCAGTTAGCTGTATGTCACCTAGGGTGGGATTTTCTTGGGACTTCCTGCTATTTGCCTTTTACATAACTGGAGGTTGCAGGACTCCCGAGCTACGATTGATCCATCATTAATGAGATTGTTTAGCTGCGTCTATTTCTTACTGTTCAACAAGCATGTGTTGCTTGCTTCATGAAAGACCGTACCCACATCCTACCTCTCCACTCCATTCCTGTTACCCTCCTGCCCTATATATATTCACAACATGCTTTGCTTTTTAAACTTGCCCTATGTTTACTCTGTCACAGGCTGCTCCACCCTTCTCACCACCATTCTTTACTATTCCTCCCATCCTCCTTCATATTTCCCATCTCCCCGAAGTTCTACTTTTTTCTGTCGCCTCCCCTGCTATTTAAtgatccaaccccccccccccccccccatcatcatcTTTGCACGAACACCAGAAACCACACCTGCATTATCTTGTCTCCGATCAGTAGTCCTGCAACTTCAGCTGGTCCACCTTCAGAGACTCTAGTAACATATATACCCTGTATAAACAACAGAGGAATGATTGGTGGTAAATAAATGTAGGCTGGAAATTGCCCTCAAACATTCACTGACCAAATATGGAGACCCAAAAGAAGAAAGAGAATGAgaataaaaggcacaaagtgctggaggagctcagtgggtcaggaagcatctctggagaacatggataggtgacgtttcgggttgggacccttcttctgaacctgaaacgtcacctatccacgttctccagagatgctgcctgacccactgagtcactctgctactttgtgtcttttctttgtaaTAGAAGCACCTGCTGTTTCTTGTGCCTTGAGAGAATGAGAATAAACAAGCaaataatgcaaaacaaaaatcataAAGAGCAGTTATGGATACAAAAGGGAAGGCACTCGCTAAAGTGAAACATTCATCAC contains these protein-coding regions:
- the tax1bp3 gene encoding tax1-binding protein 3, with amino-acid sequence MAFVAGQPVTAVVQRIEIRKLHHGDNLILGFSIGGGIDQDPAQNPYSVDKTDKGIYVTRVSEGGPAEVAGLLIGDKIMQVNGWDMTMVTHDQARKRLTKKNEDVVRLLVTRKSLQQAIQHSQQ